From the genome of Ananas comosus cultivar F153 linkage group 16, ASM154086v1, whole genome shotgun sequence, one region includes:
- the LOC109722304 gene encoding uncharacterized protein LOC109722304 isoform X1, with product MTGGSLGLRSGSYGSLQQQQLLQLHNGAILSVPSPPLSGRKPSKMLLSGSREKERLLQRICKIVGRRKVGMLLLLIVSATLYCSLFSVVSKDEDESSRLENTLEFSNHVGIIMKPGNTETRGSIKQQFTAISNQIQPHIPTLPPVALFTHHPCENFSFSLPPLDKKRTGPRPCPVCYVSVEEALMLMPPLPSESIVIKNLSYVSEETLVMNESIGGSLFGGYPSLEQRNEYFDIKESMTIHCGFVRGKKPSQGSGFDLDYADLLEMEQCRGILVASAIFGNYDIMQQPKHISQYSKENVCFYMFVDEETYGYIRNSSTIDSRKRVGLWRVLVVRNLPYTDARRNGKIPKLLLHRLFPNVRWSLWIDGKLELVVDPLSILERFLWRKKVTFAISRHYKRFDVFEEAEANKAAGKYDNVSIDYQIGFYKREGLTHYTPAKLPITSDVPEGCVIIREHTPITNLFTCLWFNEVDRFTSRDQLSFSTVRDKIMSQVNWTADMFLDCERRNFVVQSYHRDLLEQRLAAMPPPPPPFVTREAPRKLFPGTTVNGAVTRTSASRKVPVRRGRDRKSGSRRHRSKATPARENNSV from the exons ATGACAGGGGGGTCATTGGGGCTCCGATCGGGGAGCTATGGAtcgctgcagcagcagcagctgctccAGCTGCATAATGGAGCCATATTGTCCGTCCCGTCGCCGCCCCTCTCCGGGCGCAAGCCCTCGAAGATGCTGCTCTCGGGAtcgagggagaaggagaggctCCTGCAGCGGATCTGTAAGATTGTCGGCCGGCGGAAGGTCGGGATGCTGCTGTTGCTCATCGTGTCGGCCACCCTCTACTGTTCGTTGTTCTCTGTCGTCAGTAAAG ACGAAGATGAATCATCTAGACTTGAGAATACACTGGAATTTTCAAATCATGTCGGCATTATTATGAAACCTGGTAACACAGAAACTAGGGGATCTATAAAACAACAGTTTACTGCCATTAGCAATCAAATTCAGCCTCATATTCCAACTCTCCCTCCGGTGGCACTTTTCACACATCATCCATGTGAaaatttctcattttctctTCCACCACTCGATAAAAAAAGAACCGGGCCACGCC CATGTCCTGTTTGCTATGTCTCTGTTGAGGAGGCCCTGATGCTCATGCCGCCTTTGCCATCAGAATCAATTGTCATTAAGAACTTAAGTTATGTTTCAGAAGAGACTTTGGTCATGAACGAGTCAATTGGAGGCTCTTTATTTGGAGGATACCCATCTCTTGAGCAAAGGAatgaatattttgatataaaagagTCGATGACTATTCATTGTGG ATTTGTGAGAGGAAAGAAACCTAGTCAAGggagtgggtttgacctagatTATGCTGATCTTCTTGAAATGGAGCAATGCCGTGGGATACTCGTAGCATCTGCTATTTTTG GAAACTATGATATAATGCAACAACCAAAGCATATCAGCCAGTATTCGAAGGAAAACGTATGCTTTTACATGTTTGTGGATGAAGAAACATATGGCTACATAAGGAACAGCAGTACAATTGACAGCAGGAAAAGAGTTGGGTTATGGAGGGTGCTGGTAGTCCGCAACCTACCTTACACGGATGCAAGACGTAATGGAAAG ATTCCTAAACTTCTGCTCCATAGACTTTTCCCAAATGTACGGTGGTCTTTATGGATTGATGGAAAGCTAGAGCTTGTCGTGGATCCCTTGTCAATTCTTGAGAG ATTCTTGTGGAGGAAAAAAGTCACATTTGCTATCTCAAGGCACTACAAACGCTTTGATGTTTTTGAAGAAGCAGAGGCCAATAAAGCTGCTGGAAAGTATGATAATGTGTCTATTGATTACCAAATTGGGTTTTATAAGAGAGAGGGTTTGACTCACTACACTCCAGCTAAACTTCCGATCACAAGTG ATGTCCCCGAAGGCTGTGTGATAATAAGAGAGCATACGCCGATCACGAATCTCTTCACATGTCTCTGGTTCAATGAAGTCGACCGTTTTACCTCCAGGGATCAGCTTAGTTTTAGTACCGTAAGAGACAAAATAATGTCGCAAGTTAATTGGACTGCAGACATGTTCCTGGACTGTGAAAGGCGTAACTTCGTAGTTCAG TCATATCACAGAGACTTGCTAGAGCAGAGGCTCGCCGCAATGCCCCCGCCCCCACCTCCCTTTGTCACTCGCGAAGCACCTCGAAAACTATTCCCCGGCACTACCGTGAACGGGGCAGTAACAAGAACCTCTGCATCAAGGAAGGTACCCGTGCGGCGAGGGCGGGATAGGAAGTCGGGTTCGAGGCGCCATCGCTCTAAAGCCACCCCTGCAAGGGAGAACAACTCAGTTTGA
- the LOC109721941 gene encoding metallothionein-like protein type 3, with protein sequence MSSTCGNCDCADKSQCVKKGNSYGMEIVETEKSYFDSIVEAPAAAEHDGKCKCGASCACVDCTCGK encoded by the exons ATGTCGAGCACCTGCGGCAACTGCGACTGCGCTGACAAGAGCCAGTGCGT GAAGAAGGGAAACAGCTACGGCATGGAAATCGTTGAGACTGAGAAAAG CTACTTCGACAGCATCGTCGAGGCCCCTGCTGCCGCCGAGCACGACGGCAAGTGCAAGTGCGGTGCTAGCTGTGCTTGTGTGGATTGCACTTGCGGCAAATGA
- the LOC109722413 gene encoding vesicle-fusing ATPase-like, producing the protein MARFGHGSGPPAAAVASMIVTSTPSQELALTNFAYCSPADLRRFAVSGSKHVLAMVGDSFVLTLRAHDAVVDGRIALNAIQRRHAKVSAGDSVSVSSFVPPDDFKLALLTLELEFVKGKSNRTEELDAVVLAQQLRKRFLDQVMTTGQRVSFEFYGTNYIFTVNQAMLEGQETSRPMERGMISMDTYIIFEASQNSGIKIVNQREAASSKLFKQKEFNLEKLGIGGLSAEFADIFRRAFASRVFPPHVVNKLGIKHVKGMLLYGPPGTGKTLMARQIGKLLNGKEPKIVNGPEVLSKFVGETEKNVRDLFADAENDQRTRGDQSDLHVIIFDEIDAICKSRGSTRDGTGVHDSIVNQLLTKIDGVESLNNVLLIGMTNRKDLLDEALLRPGRLEVHVEINLPDENGRLQILQIHTNKMKENSFLAPDVSLQELAARTKNYSGAELEGVVKSAVSFALNRQISMDDLTKPLDEESIKVTMDDFLHALHEIVPAFGASTDDLERCRLNGIVDCGERHKHIYQRAMLLVEQVKVSKGSPLLTCLLEGPAGSGKTAMAATVGIDSDFPYVKIISAETMIGLSESSKNAQIVKVFEDAYKSQLSIIILDDIERLLEYVAIGPRFSNLISQTLMVLLKRLPPKGKNLMVIGTTSEVGFLESLGICDAFSVTYHVPKLHKEDAKKVLKHLDVFTDYDIDSAAEALDDMPIKKLYMLVEMAAQGSTGGSAEAIYSGKEKINLNHFFDILGDVVSLRV; encoded by the exons TGCTCATGATGCTGTTGTTGATGGTCGTATTGCTTTAAATGCAATCCAACGACGCCATGCTAAAGTTTCTGCTGGTGATTCGGTATCTGTTAGCAG TTTTGTCCCTCCTGATGATTTCAAGCTAGCACTGCTTACTCTGGAACTTGAATTTGTGAAGGGAAAGTCTAATAGGACTGAAGAA TTGGATGCTGTTGTTCTTGCCCAACAACTTCGAAAAAGATTTCTTGATCAG GTTATGACGACTGGTCAAAGGGTTTCCTTTGAATTTTATGGAACGAATTACATCTTCACAGTCAATCAGGCTATGCTGGAGGGCCAAGAGACTTCTAGACCAATGGAGAGAGGAATGATCTCCATGGATACATACATCATATTTGAAGCTTCTCAAAACTCGGGAATTAAG ATTGTCAATCAACGGGAAGCTGCTAGCAGCAAGCTTTTCAAACAGAAGGAGTTCAACTTGGAAAAGTTGGGGATAGGAGGATTAAGTGCTGAATTTGCAGACATCTTTCGAAGAGCATTTGCTTCTCGAGTTTTCCCCCCTCATGTTGTCAATAA ATTGGGTATCAAGCATGTGAAGGGAATGCTACTTTATGGGCCTCCTGGTACTGGCAAGACACTTATGGCTCGTCAAATTGGGAAGCTGTTGAATGGGAAGGAACCCAAG ATTGTAAACGGGCCTGAAGTTTTGAGCAAATTTGTTGGAGAAACAGAGAAAAATGTGAGAGATTTATTTGCTGATGCTGAAAATGACCAGAGGACTCGAG GTGATCAGAGTGACCTCCATGTCATCATCTTTGATGAAATTGATGCTATCTGTAAG TCTAGAGGGTCAACAAGGGATGGCACAGGAGTGCATGACAGCATTGTGAATCAGCTCCTTACAAAG ATAGATGGTGTTGAGTCATTAAACAACGTATTGCTTATTGGGATGACAAATCGAAAGGATCTACTCGATGAAGCCCTGCTAAG GCCTGGACGTTTGGAGGTTCATGTTGAGATAAACCTCCCTGATGAAAATGGTCGTCTGCAAATTCTTCAAATACAtacaaataaaatgaaagagaaCTCTTTCCTTGCTCCAGATGTGAGCCTTCAAGAGCTTG CTGCTCGTACAAAGAATTACAGCGGAGCTGAGCTGGAAGGTGTTGTCAAAAGTGCGGTCTCATTCGCTTTGAACCGGCAAATAAGCATGGATGACCTTACAAAGCCTCTGGATGAAGAGAGCATTAAAGTCACTATGGATGACTTCCTGCATGCTCTTCATGAGATCGTTCCTGCATTTGGTGCTTCCACAGATGATCTTGAACGATGcag GCTCAATGGAATTGTCGACTGCGGTGAGAGACACAAACACATTTATCAAAGAGCTATGCTTCTTGTTGAGCAAGTCAAAGTAAGCAAAGGTAGCCCACTTCTTACATGCCTTCTCGAAGGCCCTGCTGGCAG TGGTAAGACAGCAATGGCTGCTACAGTAGGTATTGACAGTGATTTCCCCTATGTGAAGATT ATATCTGCAGAAACAATGATTGGCCTTAGTGAGAGCAGCAAAAATGCACAAATTGTAAAG GTCTTTGAGGATGCTTACAAATCTCAATTAAGCATCATAATTCTTGATGACATTGAAAG GTTGCTGGAATATGTAGCTATTGGGCCACgcttttcaaatttgatttcacaAACATTGATGGTCCTTCTCAAAAGGCTTCCCCCCAAG GGAAAGAACCTAATGGTAATAGGAACAACAAGTGAAGTGGGCTTTCTAGAGTCTCTTGGTATATGTGATGCATTCTCTGTCACGTATCATGTTCCCAAACTGCACAAAGAAGATGCCAAgaag GTATTGAAACATCTCGACGTTTTTACCGACTATGATATTGATTCGGCTGCTGAGGCCCTGGATGAT ATGCCTATTAAGAAGCTATATATGCTTGTCGAGATGGCTGCCCAGGGATCCACGGGTGGAAGCGCAGAAGCTATTTACTCTGGAAAGGAGAAAATCAACCTAAATCATTTCTTTGATATCTTGGGCGACGTTGTTTCACTTCGCGTCTAA
- the LOC109722304 gene encoding uncharacterized protein LOC109722304 isoform X2: MKPGNTETRGSIKQQFTAISNQIQPHIPTLPPVALFTHHPCENFSFSLPPLDKKRTGPRPCPVCYVSVEEALMLMPPLPSESIVIKNLSYVSEETLVMNESIGGSLFGGYPSLEQRNEYFDIKESMTIHCGFVRGKKPSQGSGFDLDYADLLEMEQCRGILVASAIFGNYDIMQQPKHISQYSKENVCFYMFVDEETYGYIRNSSTIDSRKRVGLWRVLVVRNLPYTDARRNGKIPKLLLHRLFPNVRWSLWIDGKLELVVDPLSILERFLWRKKVTFAISRHYKRFDVFEEAEANKAAGKYDNVSIDYQIGFYKREGLTHYTPAKLPITSDVPEGCVIIREHTPITNLFTCLWFNEVDRFTSRDQLSFSTVRDKIMSQVNWTADMFLDCERRNFVVQSYHRDLLEQRLAAMPPPPPPFVTREAPRKLFPGTTVNGAVTRTSASRKVPVRRGRDRKSGSRRHRSKATPARENNSV; this comes from the exons ATGAAACCTGGTAACACAGAAACTAGGGGATCTATAAAACAACAGTTTACTGCCATTAGCAATCAAATTCAGCCTCATATTCCAACTCTCCCTCCGGTGGCACTTTTCACACATCATCCATGTGAaaatttctcattttctctTCCACCACTCGATAAAAAAAGAACCGGGCCACGCC CATGTCCTGTTTGCTATGTCTCTGTTGAGGAGGCCCTGATGCTCATGCCGCCTTTGCCATCAGAATCAATTGTCATTAAGAACTTAAGTTATGTTTCAGAAGAGACTTTGGTCATGAACGAGTCAATTGGAGGCTCTTTATTTGGAGGATACCCATCTCTTGAGCAAAGGAatgaatattttgatataaaagagTCGATGACTATTCATTGTGG ATTTGTGAGAGGAAAGAAACCTAGTCAAGggagtgggtttgacctagatTATGCTGATCTTCTTGAAATGGAGCAATGCCGTGGGATACTCGTAGCATCTGCTATTTTTG GAAACTATGATATAATGCAACAACCAAAGCATATCAGCCAGTATTCGAAGGAAAACGTATGCTTTTACATGTTTGTGGATGAAGAAACATATGGCTACATAAGGAACAGCAGTACAATTGACAGCAGGAAAAGAGTTGGGTTATGGAGGGTGCTGGTAGTCCGCAACCTACCTTACACGGATGCAAGACGTAATGGAAAG ATTCCTAAACTTCTGCTCCATAGACTTTTCCCAAATGTACGGTGGTCTTTATGGATTGATGGAAAGCTAGAGCTTGTCGTGGATCCCTTGTCAATTCTTGAGAG ATTCTTGTGGAGGAAAAAAGTCACATTTGCTATCTCAAGGCACTACAAACGCTTTGATGTTTTTGAAGAAGCAGAGGCCAATAAAGCTGCTGGAAAGTATGATAATGTGTCTATTGATTACCAAATTGGGTTTTATAAGAGAGAGGGTTTGACTCACTACACTCCAGCTAAACTTCCGATCACAAGTG ATGTCCCCGAAGGCTGTGTGATAATAAGAGAGCATACGCCGATCACGAATCTCTTCACATGTCTCTGGTTCAATGAAGTCGACCGTTTTACCTCCAGGGATCAGCTTAGTTTTAGTACCGTAAGAGACAAAATAATGTCGCAAGTTAATTGGACTGCAGACATGTTCCTGGACTGTGAAAGGCGTAACTTCGTAGTTCAG TCATATCACAGAGACTTGCTAGAGCAGAGGCTCGCCGCAATGCCCCCGCCCCCACCTCCCTTTGTCACTCGCGAAGCACCTCGAAAACTATTCCCCGGCACTACCGTGAACGGGGCAGTAACAAGAACCTCTGCATCAAGGAAGGTACCCGTGCGGCGAGGGCGGGATAGGAAGTCGGGTTCGAGGCGCCATCGCTCTAAAGCCACCCCTGCAAGGGAGAACAACTCAGTTTGA
- the LOC109721909 gene encoding mannan endo-1,4-beta-mannosidase 2-like has product MWAYNGVLYHVLGLVTCVALIYFSFGDVEFHFKDKKASFVGRNGTRFYVEGRAFYVNGWNSYWLMDQAVEEVTRPRVGAIFGAGAKMGLTVCRTWAFNDGYYNALQVSPGHFDENVFKALDRVIVEAQKHGIRLLLSLANNLDAYGGKTQYVKWAWEEGIGTSASNDSFFFDPSIRGYFKTYLRTLLTRKNHLNGIEYKDDPAIFAWELMNEPRCMSDASGDTLQGWVEEMAAYVKSIDKNHLLTIGLEGFYGPSSPSEKQSVNPGKWFGTLGSDFIRNSKVPDIDFASVHVYPDSWLVNADLNEKINYISKWVISHIEDGDKELKKPVLFTEFGLSNKNKDFDHSHRDVLYKSIYDIIYDSAKKNGAGAGALAWQFMAEDMEEYNDEFGIVPHARPSMYVLIKEQSCRLAALRYGPDSMKSKPGNICE; this is encoded by the exons atgtgGGCCTATAATGGAGTGTTGTACCATGTTCTAGGCCTTGTTACATGTGTTGCTTTGATATACTTCTCATTTGGGGATGTGGAGTTCCATTTCAAGGATAAAAAAGCGAGCTTTGTGGGGAGGAACGGGACCAGGTTCTACGTGGAGGGGAGAGCGTTCTACGTGAATGGGTGGAACTCGTATTGGTTAATGGATCAAGCTGTGGAGGAGGTGACGCGGCCGAGGGTCGGCGCAATCTTTGGAGCTGGTGCTAAAATGGGCCTCACTGTGTGCAGGACCTGGGCTTTTAACGATGGCTACTACAATGCACTCCAAGTTTCACCAGGGCATTTTGATGAGAACGTTTTCAAG GCGCTGGATCGCGTAATCGTGGAAGCACAAAAACATGGAATTAGGTTGCTTCTAAGCTTGGCGAATAATCTCGACGCCTACGGCGGGAAAACACAGTATGTTAAATGGGCATGGGAGGAGGGGATCGGAACGAGCGCCTCGAATGATTCCTTCTTCTTCGATCCATCTATCCGCGGTTACTTCAAAACATATCTCAGA ACGCTGTTGACGAGGAAGAACCACTTAAACGGGATCGAGTATAAAGATGACCCTGCGATCTTTGCGTGGGAGCTGATGAACGAGCCAAGATGCATGTCTGATGCATCTGGCGATACGCTGCAG GGTTGGGTCGAAGAAATGGCAGCATATGTGAAGTCGATCGACAAAAACCATCTTCTGACAATCGGGCTCGAGGGGTTCTACGGTCCATCATCTCCGTCGGAGAAGCAGAGCGTGAATCCTGGGAAATGGTTCGGCACTCTCGGATCGGATTTCATTCGGAACTCCAAAGTTCCAGATATCGACTTTGCCTCTGTCCACGTTTATCCCGATAGTTG GTTGGTGAATGCAGATCTCAATGAGAAGATAAACTACATCTCCAAATGGGTTATCTCTCACATCGAAGACGGCGACAAAGAGCTCAAAAAACCTGTCTTGTTCACGGAATTTGGGCTCTCAAACAAGAACAAAGACTTCGATCACTCGCACCGAGATGTGTTATACAAGTCTATATACGATATAATCTACGACTCCGCAAAGAAAAATGGAGCAGGGGCTGGTGCCTTAGCTTGGCAATTCATGGCCGAAGACATGGAAGAATATAACGACGAGTTCGGGATCGTCCCCCATGCGAGGCCTTCGATGTACGTGTTGATAAAGGAGCAATCGTGTAGGCTCGCCGCATTACGATATGGACCAGATTCTATGAAGAGTAAACCTGGAAATATATGCGAATGA